The Nocardia sp. NBC_00508 nucleotide sequence TACCTGATCGCCCAGGATGCCATTGACCAGCTGCTCGACGCTCTTCCCGAGATTCGCCTCGCGGTGCCACCCGACGAGCTGACCTGGCGGCCGGGTCCGTTCCACCGGGCATTGACCGCACTGCCGGTCGTCTTCCCGGCATCGCCTCCGCTCCGCGTGGACTAGCGCGAGGCCTGCTGGCGAGGCGGCGAGACTGCCCGGACGAGGGCTACTCGGCGTCCTGGTCCGGGCGATGAATGTGCTGCTCAGAGCGCTCAGTTGGGTGGTATCGGCGGTACCGGAAGGAAGCGGGCGCGCCGGATTTCAGTAATGCCAACTTGAAAGTTAGGGCAGGCGAACATTATGATCTCCGTGTATGAAGGCTCGGTTCCACCGTTTGCTTGTTCTACCCCCGCGCCGGTTGGCCGCCGCCGCCACAGTGGGCATCCTGGCATTGGCCGTCACCGCCTGCGGGGCGAGTGAGGCCGGGCGCAACGAGCGGCCGGTGGTGCTCACCACGTTCACGGTGCTCGCCGATATCGCGCGGAACGTGGCGGGCGAGCACCTGACCGTCGAGTCGATCACCAAGGCGGGCGCGGAGATCCACGGTTACGAGCCGACTCCCGGCGATATCAAGAAGGCCGCGAAGGCCGACCTGATCCTGGACAACGGCCTGAACCTGGAGGCGTGGTTCACCCAATTCGTCTCCGACGTGCACGTGCCGCATGCCGTGGTCAGCGAGGGCGTCGCGCCGATCGGCATCAGCGAGGATGCCTACCAGGGCAAACCGAATCCGCACGCGTGGATGTCGCCGCAGAACGCACAGATCTACGTCGACAACATGGTGCGCGCGTTCAGCGAACTCGCGCCCGCCCATGCGGCTGATTTCCGCGCCAACGGCGAGAGGTACAAGACGGAACTGCGCGCGGTGCGCGACGAACTCGTCGGCACCCTGAACGCGCTGCCGACCAACGAGCGCGCCTTGGTGACGTGCGAAGGCGCGTTCTCCTACCTGGCGCGCGACGCCGGGCTCACCGAGAAGTACATCTGGGCGGTCAACGCCGAGCAGCAGGCCACGCCCCAGCAGATCGCCTCGGCCATCGACTTCGTCCGGCAGCATCGGGTGCCCGCCGTGTTCTGCGAGTCGACGGTGTCGGACGCGCCGATGCGGCGGGTGGTGGAAGCCAGCGGCGCCGCGTTCGGGGGCACGCTGTACGTCGATTCGCTGTCGGAGGCCGATGGTCCGGTGCCGACCTACCTGGCGCTGATCCGCCACGACGCGCAGACGATCGGTTCCGCGCTGACCGGGCGCAGGCCATGAGCGCGCCGGCCATCGAGGTGCAGGGCGTCACGGTCCACTACGGCGACGTGCCTGCGCTGGAGCGAGTCGACCTCACCGTGGATTCCGGACGGGTCTGCGGTTTGATCGGGATGAACGGTTCCGGCAAGTCGACCTTGTTCAAGTCCATCATGGGTCTGGTCCAGCCCGACCGAGGGACGGTGCGGATCAACGGCGGTCCACCGGTGGCGGCGCGGCGGGCGGGTGTCCTCGGTTATGTGCCGCAGAGCGAGGACGTCGACTGGAGCTTCCCGCTTTCGGTGCGCGACGTGGTGATGACCGGCCGTTACGGCCGCCTCGGGTTCACCCGCCGCGCGCGCAAGGTCGATCGCGAGGCCGTCGCGCACGCGCTGGAGCGGGTGGAGTTGACCGACCTGGCCGACCGGCAGATCGGCCAGCTGTCCGGCGGGCAGAAGAAGCGCGCCTTCGTGGCGCGCGGCTTGGCACAGGGCGCGACCGTCCTGCTGCTCGACGAGCCGTTCGCGGGCGTCGACAAACGTTCGGAGGCCACGATCACCAGGCTGCTGCGTGATCTCGCCGCCGACGGCGCCACGATCCTGGTGTCGACCCATGATCTGCACGCCCTGCCCGGTCTCGCCGACGAGGCGGTGCTGCTGATGCGCACCGTGCTCGCGCACGGCGATCCCGATTCGGTATTGCAGCCCGAGAACCTGGCCAGGGCGTTCGGCTTGGACGTGATGGACCGGGTGTGAACCCGGCTGAATGCGAGATAGACCAATGAGTTTGACCGAAATCATCGTGGACCCGCTCCGCTACGAATTCATGGTGCGTGCGCTGGCGACCACCGTGACCGCGGCATTGGTGTGTGCGGTGCTGTCCTGCTGGCTGGTTCTCATCGGGTGGTCGTTGATGGGAGACGCGGTTTCCCACGCGGTCCTGCCCGGCGTGGTGCTGGCCTACATCGTCGGGCTGCCGTTCGCGGTGGGGGCGATCGTGTTCGGGTTCTTGGCGGTAGCGCTGATCGGCGTGGTTCGTGACACCAGCCGGATCAAAGAGGACGCCGCCATCGGCATCGTGTTCACCACGCTGTTCGCGTTCGGGCTGGTGCTCGTGTCGGTGACACCCAGCCAGACCGACCTCAACCACATCGTGTTCGGCAATCTGCTCGGCGTCAGCCGCGCCGAACTGGTGCAAGTCGTGATTCTCGCGGCGATCACCCTCGCCGCGCTGATCCTCAAACGCCGCGATTTCACGCTGTACGCCTTCGACCCCACGCACGCGCACGCCATCGGTCTCAGTCCTCGCCTGCTCGGCACCGCCCTTCTCGGCCTCTTGGCCTTGACTGCCGTCGTCGCTCTCCAGGCGGTCGGCGTCGTTCTCGTGGTCGCCATGCTCATCATCCCGGGCGCGACCGCCTACCTGCTCACCGACCGTTTCGGGCGAATGCTGATCATCGCCCCGACCGTCTCGGTTTCCTGCGCTGTGACCGGTCTGTACGTGAGCTATCACCTCGACACCGCGCCCGGCGGCATGGTCGTCGTGGTCCAGGGCCTTGCCTTCACGGCCGTGTATCTGTTCGCGCCCCGGCAGGGAGTGATCGGTCGGCGTATCTCGGCGCTTCGCCGGAACCGGAGTGCCGTTTCGGTGGATGCCGCGGTCTGACATTTG carries:
- a CDS encoding metal ABC transporter ATP-binding protein, translated to MSAPAIEVQGVTVHYGDVPALERVDLTVDSGRVCGLIGMNGSGKSTLFKSIMGLVQPDRGTVRINGGPPVAARRAGVLGYVPQSEDVDWSFPLSVRDVVMTGRYGRLGFTRRARKVDREAVAHALERVELTDLADRQIGQLSGGQKKRAFVARGLAQGATVLLLDEPFAGVDKRSEATITRLLRDLAADGATILVSTHDLHALPGLADEAVLLMRTVLAHGDPDSVLQPENLARAFGLDVMDRV
- a CDS encoding metal ABC transporter permease, with amino-acid sequence MSLTEIIVDPLRYEFMVRALATTVTAALVCAVLSCWLVLIGWSLMGDAVSHAVLPGVVLAYIVGLPFAVGAIVFGFLAVALIGVVRDTSRIKEDAAIGIVFTTLFAFGLVLVSVTPSQTDLNHIVFGNLLGVSRAELVQVVILAAITLAALILKRRDFTLYAFDPTHAHAIGLSPRLLGTALLGLLALTAVVALQAVGVVLVVAMLIIPGATAYLLTDRFGRMLIIAPTVSVSCAVTGLYVSYHLDTAPGGMVVVVQGLAFTAVYLFAPRQGVIGRRISALRRNRSAVSVDAAV
- a CDS encoding metal ABC transporter substrate-binding protein; amino-acid sequence: MKARFHRLLVLPPRRLAAAATVGILALAVTACGASEAGRNERPVVLTTFTVLADIARNVAGEHLTVESITKAGAEIHGYEPTPGDIKKAAKADLILDNGLNLEAWFTQFVSDVHVPHAVVSEGVAPIGISEDAYQGKPNPHAWMSPQNAQIYVDNMVRAFSELAPAHAADFRANGERYKTELRAVRDELVGTLNALPTNERALVTCEGAFSYLARDAGLTEKYIWAVNAEQQATPQQIASAIDFVRQHRVPAVFCESTVSDAPMRRVVEASGAAFGGTLYVDSLSEADGPVPTYLALIRHDAQTIGSALTGRRP